TGTTTCTCGAGTGTGGCTTCTTGCTTGAATATTGGACATCAGACCAAGTATTGGTTCTAGCTTCTAGGGTAATATTAAATGAACTAGACTTTAGTTTacttaaaatcaagttttttttttccataaaacatGATCTTCAATGTTATGGATTTGATTTCTGGTGTATCTCAAGTGGTCATGTGCTATGGAAGAAGCTTGatttaagtaaaaaaagagCTCATTTAATATTCCCCTAGAAGCTAGAACCAATACTTGGTCTGATTTCCAATATTCAAGCAAGAAGCCAATGAAAATCCTGAAGAATGCTTTAAATCTTAGTCATGGAAATGTGACTTGCTTGGTTTTTCACTTTTATGAATTCATAAAGAATGAGCTCTTGATTTGTGCAGCTGAAAGGTAAAATGTCCATTCCCTAATTTAAAAGTATAGTTAAATCATAAAGAAACCAAATAGTTAAGAATATTCTTAATTGTAAATTAACTGGTCTCTTTTGTTTGTATTCTCACAATCCAAAAGTTCATCTTATGGTTGgccaatttttttcaaaaaagaaaaaagaagaaaaaaagaaaagccacTCTTTTCATAGctgtattttaatattaaatgaaTACAAGCAAAGTTGTACTTGCTAAAACtaacataaaaataagagtatgcttagatgaaaaaataatataacatatagagacacacttaACTCAAAAGGCCTAAGCCTAATGGATATTAGttcaataatattatattaatcactcattcatctatttattattcaatgtgAAACTTTACTCATACGTTATCAAAAAGTAGTGTTATTTGGGATTTAAATTTTTCAGTATTATAATTGTTAAAACATGTTGATATTGTAGTCAGGATAGCAAGATCattggtcattttttatttgaactttgaaggaagaaaaatgttaaatacaTCACAAAGGGAAGTATTTGTTCTGCCTCATTCCACTTTTCATGGGCCAAGGGGGCTGTCTATTCTTCTTCTATTGACTATTATCACTTCTTCACGCTAGTACTCATCATTGCTTGCAGCTGTTAGCCGTTAGGGAATGAAGATTTTTGAACTTCGCACCTTTGCGTTACCTTTGCGGCTTCTCTTGCTTAGGATTTCTCACTTATGGCTGGCCACATGAGCATAAGAAAGTTTATGAGCACAAGTTTATCACAGTCGCCCTTTGTCTTCAAGCAGTGACAAAAGTTGTATGGTAATAGAAAAACTATTATAACCATGCAGCTCTGTTTTATATACGTAAATGCCACAAACACAACCTTTTTCACAACAATTAGATATCATATATTTGGTGGAGTAGTCGAGTTGTGGATTCAACTTTTTACATGGATTCATCACATTTTTGCCACCATTGGCAGTCAATCATTTCAGCAACAgtgaaaaatgttttgaaaaatgttgtatttGTAGCATTTCTAACACCCTTTACGACCAAGCAAGCCCAGTTTACTTGGCTCAATGGCAAGAATACCGTTCCTATTATTTTTGGTCCTTAGAACAAATGGGGTTCGTTACTTAGTTCCCAATATTTAATTGCTTTGTCCGTATACCATTTTGCCACAGTGAAATTAGTTTCTATCCTCCTATTTGTAGCTCCAGGCCCTTTGCAATGCCATGGATTGATTTGCGGCAGAGTTCAAGGCCTTGATGCAGCTGACCGATATATGTTGCAACTTAAGCATGTCAAAATGAGTTAGATCAGTTTGGATTTTGCTAGCAAATgtgttaatataaaaatatttgcaATAGGCAATAGTGTTGCTCAATTGAAGAATTGTGGTTCCTGGTCAGTCATAACCATACACAATATATATACTTTGCTACATATTCCTGGCAATACATTCTTTGGGGgccaaagaaaatttcatctcATCAAACTTATAGTAATCTCATTTACAGAAAGAGATATTGAAAACCGTACCTTTTTTATCAAGGAGAATTTTTTGGGGAGACACTCATACAAGCCTCTCTGCTGATGCACCAGACGCTACTCCGACTAGGTGTTGCAGCCACAGAACTTGTTTTGGCATCACTATATGAAAATTCCAAATCAGAAGTACCACTTGAATTGGAGTGGCAATGTACAGATAACTTGTTCATCTCATCAGTCAGCGAGAGCTTTACATGTAGACCAACAGCTGAAGTTTCACAGAGATTTATACTGGGGAAACAATGCGTATCCACAGGTGAATTTGGATTGCTCAAAGCATCTTCCTGCAAAATATCTTGCATCCTACATAGTATGCTATAGGCCAAGTTTCCAAGAACACGGGAATACGCTTCCAGAATTGAATGCCCAATATCCTACAAGAAGGACAAAGACCCAAAACATATTTATATAAGTCATTTTTGGTAAGACAGTTTAATCATGTCAAAATAATCTTCTAGGGGGGTGGGGGAGGGGAGGCGGGGGAATTagcaaaagaaagtaaaatgaaatagaCAACTGCAGTGGAAGCTAGCACAAATTTGATTGCCATTATAAAGACtaccaataaatataaacaGTGGACTCATAGCAGTGAAATAATTCTGGTATGCAAGAACCTAGTAGTGTAGAGATTGTCCACAAATGAGTTAAATGAGTACTCAATAACTCACCTTGCCATATTGAATTTTTGTAACATCAAGAAATGTATGAGGAAGGTTTGGATATCTGGTCTTAAGCTGATGTAGAAGGAATTCTGCTCTGTCCAACAACAACTCCATCTTGTCCATCTCAGACATTGAATCCTTTATGAAGGACCATGATGTTCGAACTGGAGATTTGCCACTAGCTTTTTCTGTAATTTTCTCTTTCCATGCAAATACAGCAGCTTCCAACTTGTTAATGGACTCAAGAGCACTGTGTTCAGATTTCAAATTGAGGGAATTGAGCATCTCCTCAGCTGAGCTTGATTCTGCAGACAAGACTTTGCAGAGTTCCTCACCAAGGCTTGCTTTCCCAGACTTTGAGTACATAAAAACAAATGCAGCAATAAGTTATAACAATGCAATGAAGattgataattttgaaaattcatctGTAAGTTTACAAAACAGTAATGATCATTAGAATATCTGGACAGTTTTCAAATGACCACCATGCAGACCTAGTCCCACTTCATCTTCATGTGTCAAAGTTACTTGgctgaaactaaaaaataagttttttgcCTTCTTCAACTTTGGTATGAATCCCTTTTGGCATGGATCAAACTTAAGGCTAGTCTGCTTCTAGACAAAATCTTCACTAAGTTTCAGTTCATTATGGAAGCAAATTTGCATAACTTGGAAACTTgtccatttttcttttgggtaaattgcaaattacaccctaaagtttgggagtgtttggattttatgccctgaaattttagaatttggaatttacctcctaaagtttgggggtatttggattttacatcctaacgttttagaatttggattttactccatAAATTTTGagggtttttggattttattcccTAAAGTttgagggtgtttggattttacacccccaaattttagggggtaaaatctaaattctgaaacgACATGGTGTAAAAACCACATCCCCCAaaattttaggggtgtaatttgcaatttactctttaattttttaatattggcCACAACTTAGCAAATTGTTCAAGCTCCAAACTTGTAACTTTTAGAAAGCAAAACTGGCCTCTGGTGAGAGGTacttcaagaaagaaaaaattgcaaaatatgTATCTGGATTGGACTTGAAAAATTGCAAAATATGTATCTGGATTGGACTTGAACATAGAGAAAGTTCCCCCTTAAAAAATCAGAGAGGATGCAGTTGAGAATGCTTTAGTTGAGAGAGCTTAAAAAATCAGAGAGGATGCAGTTGAGAATGCTTTAGTTGAGAGAGAACTAAATTACCTTGGGAAGAGCGTCCTTGATAACGCTTGGCACAGGCATTTCAAGCAGAATATTTTCATTGATGGATTTAGCAGCCTTGAATACTTGATGTACCACTCTACCCTGATGAAGCAGCTTCTTCCTTTCACTGTCAGAGAGACCTTTTGTTGGTACTTGAGGTGAGGGAAGCCACCATCTCTTGCTTTGACGTGCACTGTTGTTCCTTCCTTCTGCTCGGCTACCTCCTTCTGCATACCAAAACTCAGTATTCACCATTGAATCCAGCATCTCCTGTCAGATGAAAAATCAATAAGGTTAATATGAGCCAAAATAACGGATAAAAAGCTCTCTAAAATTTTGAAGGGAATAAAGAGATCACCTACAATAAGCATAGAGTCCAACTTTTGAAGGGCTGGAAGATTCATGTGGATGTCAGCACGGGCTTTTGGTGTCATTATCTGAACAgatcaaatcaaatccaaattaCACTATAGATCAATATTAATACTGCTTTGTTCATCTAGATCCAACTGAAATCAAAAGTACCTCCAAGGTCCGGCCATTGGCACCATTTTGCTTAGCAGGAACCAACTCAACCATATAGTTGGTGGGGGAAAGTAACCAGTCCATTTCTCTTCGCCATTTGCTTTTCCTTTCTTCAGTAAGCGGTTCCAACTTCCACAACTCTCCAAAAACTGTCGCTGAAaatccaattttatatttttaaatagtgTAAAACAGTAGTAATCGTTCTCAAGGGTCACACTAAGAAAACAGAAGAAACTTTCTAAGGAACAGGCTGTGGTCCAAAAGAAACTATCCAGCAATATAGGCTAAAAACACATAACACATACAAAATATTAGGAGGccaaaaattttagctttattGAAAAGTCTTGAGTTTGACTGCGAAAGAgtttataatttcatttcaCAAAATTTCGTTTCTGATTCAAAAGCTCTTTGATTCTTGCAATATTTAGTGAAAATTCACATATTGTCTGCTCATTGGTACTTTCTCTTGCAAAACATATGAGAACATTATGTTTTCAAATGATGAAAGATTATATGCTGTTAATTCCAATATCAGTTCCCTGGTAT
The sequence above is drawn from the Quercus lobata isolate SW786 chromosome 12, ValleyOak3.0 Primary Assembly, whole genome shotgun sequence genome and encodes:
- the LOC115971530 gene encoding rop guanine nucleotide exchange factor 14 yields the protein MMMMRRRLACCTRDRDISLDFDEQERIMTYNGLESCIINNQSYENESRTSRGDGCPTDSLDDDDSSCSSSKDAFGSFSSKWLTMKRDEHGLDEWELSESPQHFYVKDKPTYPLQFSDVEAMKEKFAKLLLGEDITGGCKGLGTALALSNAITNLAATVFGELWKLEPLTEERKSKWRREMDWLLSPTNYMVELVPAKQNGANGRTLEIMTPKARADIHMNLPALQKLDSMLIEMLDSMVNTEFWYAEGGSRAEGRNNSARQSKRWWLPSPQVPTKGLSDSERKKLLHQGRVVHQVFKAAKSINENILLEMPVPSVIKDALPKSGKASLGEELCKVLSAESSSAEEMLNSLNLKSEHSALESINKLEAAVFAWKEKITEKASGKSPVRTSWSFIKDSMSEMDKMELLLDRAEFLLHQLKTRYPNLPHTFLDVTKIQYGKDIGHSILEAYSRVLGNLAYSILCRMQDILQEDALSNPNSPVDTHCFPSINLCETSAVGLHVKLSLTDEMNKLSVHCHSNSSGTSDLEFSYSDAKTSSVAATPSRSSVWCISREACMSVSPKNSP